A region of the Saccharomyces cerevisiae S288C chromosome II, complete sequence genome:
CGCCCTCCAATCTTGGTATAGTTTTAATTATGGTAGCATGAAGCACATTCTCTAAAGGATCGTGTGCAATAGACTCGGCGTCCACTTTGTAATAGCAGTGATGAGATTTGGCAATATTTTCTGCATAAACCCTGTTTCTATGGCAAAACCCAGATTGCGCACACTTCTTTAATAGATAGTCGGTAAACGCATGCGAAAAAGCGGTAAAGAAGACCAATTGGCATACGAGCCATTTCAAAAGGACCATGTTGCATACGGTTGATTCGAGACCGCTATTTTAAGATACGCAGAGCAATCAAATAACTCCAAGCAACATGTTCATTGAGTTATAGCTCTCAAGTGCCGTAGTGAGAAAATGTCGTGGTCCGGGTAAAACAAATTAAGGGTActtgaaatgaaaaaagaatgataGTAGACAGAAAAGCTATTATATTATAGAAACTTATCACTTGACcgatgaagaggaaagcACGTTTCCTTACAAATAAATCAGCAGTAATAgttataaaaatatatgtatataaagTGTGTGAGTGTGTGAGTGTGTGAAAGGATGTTATTAAATAGTatgttattatttcttGTCGTATCTGGAGTagtatttctttgaaattataCCGTCCAGCGTCAAAAGACCCAGAGCGCCGGCGGTTGTTGCTAAGACTGTAGAGTTAGGTTTCCCCTTCAAGAATCTGGCGTTGTGGTTCGCATACCCGTTACATAAATAACATACCACTGAAGAATGCAGCAACAAGTTGACCAAGACAACGGGATTCTGAAGTTCTAAAAAGCATACTTTGGCAAAGTCTTGCGTCTTACTGACAAAAGCTTGGAGGTAGCCGCAAGCGACTGCTGATGCACTATTTAACCGTGCCTTCAGATATTCGATAGCGCATTCCTTCTTATTGTTGTGGTGGTGACCGTCTTCAGAGTCAGAATTTGGGCTAGCGTTACTGTCGTGTTTAGCACTggggaaaagaaagatggTCATAGATGATATACGTTAGTCAAAAGAGAACCGGGAGAAAAGATTAGGCGATACGTTTCAGATATTAGTGTACATACGTTGCAGACATATTATGAGATGCTGGAGGTAGATGTTATGTTTCtaattgttggaataggGTTACGTCGGCGGTTTCGGTTGAAGTGGGCACATTGATCGACACTTTATATACGCAGGGACGATTAACGGGAGAGGAGGTAGCGGCGGCGTCATTGGCCGCTGGCCCGGGGTAGTAGGGCAGGGAAAGGGGAcggtgaaaaaataaaacgtAAGTGGGACAGCAGAGATTTGAGGAGTTGAGGCAAGAACAGAGGAGAGAACGAGAAAGCGGATAAGcaacaaaggaaaaggaaacaagtaaaaaaaaaaaaagagacTAGCATGAGAAACGAATTATACCAGTTATGGTGTGTGGCGAGTGCAGCAAGAGGGGTAGCCAAGAGCTCATTCGTAAGGGCCAATTCGGCCATGTGTGAGTACGTGCGCACGTCCAACGTCTTGAGTCGCTGGACTCGGGACAGGCAATGGGAAGCAGCTAAGGCCCTATCACAACGGGTCAAGAAAGAGTATGCCGCCAATTAGTGCACAcacatacatatattttatatacttACATATTTGGTTGCGTGGTATATAGAATCTCTCCTTTCGCTTCATGAATGAACTCATTCATGCGAAgtcaaaggaaaaaaaaaataaaaaaataaaagagcGAACGGGAAGACGAGAGAAACATCAAGCGACCAAAGTAAAAGTCAAGAACGACTCCACAAGTGCGAGGGTCGCGACGTCTCTAACTTTAAAAACAGGCGTCAACCATCAAGTCCGTTTCTTGATGCCGCCGGCATTCTTCAAATCCCTCCAAAAAAAACGCCTCTATGACATAGGCGGTTAATAAAACTGGCCTTGAAACAACAGATGCAGTCATGGCTCTTCTCTTTTCCCAGCAAACGCCTTCCATTGcctcctttttttctcttccagAACTCTCTCAGCAGTATTCTCACAAACACATCTCCTCCCCTTTAGCAAACCTCCATTTATATCCTGCGAGAAGAGCTCCTTCTCCTCAATGAGAAAATAAGCACAAAATAAActgggaaaaaaaatatagtaAAAGACGCCAGCACGTTAACAATGGAACACTCTTATTGTAGACCAACCCCACCCTACACCCCCTCAAACCGAGGACActtcaaaaggaaaatcaaCAACTTTGGCCGATACTTGGGGGATAAGCAAGcttatcctattacatcaaaaaaagaatcgTAAGACACCTTTCCTTGCAAACCAAAAATCATAACAAAGTCGAAAAACTTCCTCTTGCAGCGCCaccagaaaaagaagacgAGCGAAGAAATCAACAATAAGAGCGCCCCATCCGCACTAGCACCCCATACCATAAATATTATCTCCCAACCTACTATAGCACCATTTCTTCCCAtcgataaagaaaaaccaaATCCCGCGTTGGACATAAACGGCTCGGAAAGACAGGGAAGAGTATGAAGCAAAAAGCCAAACTAAGGGAGAAACAGaaagctaaaaaaaagaaaatagaaaacaaccagaagaaaacaaaaacaataacCTTGAGCAACCGTCGTCTCAAAAACCAATTTCGAAAAACCATCATAAAAACGCCTTATGAAGAAACCATGAGCGAAGAAAAATAGCAGCAAAAAGTAGTGAGACCTGACATTAGCGGAAAACAACTTGCTTAAAAAGTCTCTTCCCGTccattttattattttgggTGCCAAAAAATGTGTATTGTAACAAATTAAAAGGTAATGAGCCTCATTGAGGTCATTTCAGTTGTTACACTGAAAAGAACAGATACTACACTTGATCTAAGCCAAAAGGCAAAGAGATTCGTGGggatttaaaaaaaaaacaagtagaaacaaaatgaataaaTCTGATAACAAGTAAAGTACTCATcgatgaaaaaatgaatgtAGAGCcctttttatatgttttcACCGAGTGGCCCATCGGAAAcggcaaaaaaaaaaaaagaaagaaaaaagaaaagaaacatagAGCGTTGCTAGGTTTTTTTTGCCACCCACACCCATACACCCCATTACTTTGTCTGCAGCATCGTTATACACGTAGTGAAAGTGTGCAGGCCTCGGCggttaaaaaaatttgagcAGAAAAGCATGTTATTTAATACATGTAATATTTGTCTATGAAGCTTCGCTATCCTGCTGCAACTGCTGAGCAAGTTGTTGCCGGCGCAATTCTTTGTATCTCTCGTCCTCTGCAGACCCGACCCGCTGCAGAAATTCTTGCCGGGCCAAGAACCCATCCTTGTTGTGCAGCACCAATTCGTCGTTAAGTCCAGCACGGTCTACATAACTAGCCCAGTCCAGCTGAGATTTTTCTAATGTCGTTAGCTTGGGTCGTAGCCCGCCAGAAATGATCTGCTCCAACAATGGAGGCCTTTTCAGTGGCCGTCGCAAGTGTTGCCGGCTTTCATTGGACTTGGTCCTAACTGCTTTTTCCAGTTGAACAGGAGCAGCAGGCGCCTGCTGCTTAAATTTCAAACTGTTTAGATATTCTTGACCCTCCGCACTGCTGCGTGAAACCCATTTTTTCTCATGGACAGTTTCACCAGCAAACTTGTAGTTTCTTTCGATGAGGATTTTGTCCTCCTGTTGCGCGGCCGTTGTCGACCTAGCCTCCTTGGAACCGTCGAGAACAGAGCCGACTTTCCCTGAACTGCTCAAAAGACGGTTCTTACTAGCTTCCTGTAGCTCCTCCCAGATGCTGTTTACTTTTGCAGGGATCGATTCAACAGTTAACGATTCATACTTATGTGTTTTCGCATATTCTTCCTCAGCTTGCCGAGCTCTTCTAGTCTTGATCAGTCCGCCGCTCTCGCTCTCTATACGCGAATAGTCCACTTTATTTCTACCCTTATCTCTGTTCACACCGTCATCATAGTCGTCACCGCCATCGCTGGCATCACTATCGTCGCTACCACCACCtaatttatctttttcagGCTGGAAGTCCTCGTCCTCCTCTTCTATGTAGCCGTCCTCGTCCTCGTCCTCCTTTTCGTTTGGTATAATCTTTGTCTCTACTTCTGGCATTTATAGGCTAGTgggttttctttcttgaaacAATATTATTCCAGTTTACGCCTTTtcgtcttttttcttacttgTCGATTAATCCTATTCATCATCTTTAAACTTCGCTCTTTaattcacttttttttgtctttccCCGATATGGTACTTACACGAAATATCATgatacaaaagaaaacacGTACATACTCGTCAAACGATAAATACGCACCTAGTCGTTAGCCGCATAAGTAAcctttttcatattcaaaCTTATCCATAGCCACATCCACTCTAACAATTTTAATCGTCCAGCGCGGCATTAAATAATCTTTCTGTAATACTCTTTAGCTCAATTATGTCCACAGAGACTACAAAACCATCAATCACTACTACACCAACTACTGTACTCGTTTCTCCCAACACGctcaaaaggaaaaagggtGAAGACACCAGCGAGGAACAACTGGAAGCAGAAATCAAACGCGTGGCCCTGAAGGATGCAGACAGCCACTCTGACAACGACCACGATTCCCCCGACAATGTTCCCTCTGATGTACATTTACGAATGCTGTGCTTAGTCAAACACGCTTCACTGATAGTAGGACACAAGGGCGCCACTATATCTAGAATAAAATCCGAAACCTCTGCTAGAATAAACATATCAAATAATATCAGAGGTGTTCCTGAAAGAATTGTTTACGTGAGGGGTACTTGCGATGATGTAGCCAAGGCATACGGCATGATAGTAAGAGCGCTGCTTGAAGAACATGGTAACGAAGATAACGGGGAAGACATTGAGATTTCTATCAACCTATTGATCCCTCATCATCTTATGGGATGTATAATTGGCAAACGTGGGTCTCGGTTAAGAGAAATTGAGGATTTGAGTGCAGCAAAATTATTCGCGTCCCCGAATCAATTGCTGCTTTCTAACGATAGAATTTTAACCATTAACGGGGTTCCGGATGCTATCCATATTGCTACTTTCTACATTAGTCAAACATTGCTAAACTTTCAGATGGAATCTCCGCAGAAAAATGTGAAAAGGTCCATATACTATCAGCCAACTCAGTTTAACTCAGTATTAATAGACCATAGCCAACCGAACACCAttttccatcaaagaaacCACCAATATCATCCAAGCGATAAACTACTTTCATACAAACCcaacaaaaatttaccaATATCATCTACTTTGTTGAGTATGGCCACACCGCAGTATACTACTGCTAGCGTTGCAAACGCAACGGCCTTTCAACCGAACTTCGTTATCCCTAATGTGACAGTCTTAGACGGCCCTGTTATCAGTCCGGCACCCGGCAACCATTTATTAATGAACTTTGTACAACAAGAGATATTCATAGATGAGAAATTTGTCGGAAATGTCATTGGCAAAGATGGCAAGCACATAAATTCGGTCAAGGAATCCACAGGTTGTTCAATTATTATACAAGATCCTGTAGAAGGCTCTTCGGAGAGAAGACTTACCATAAGAGGTACGTTCATGGCGTCCCAAGCTGCTATTATGTTGATTAGcaataaaattgaaattgataGATCAAATGCTGAACGTAAAAGAAGGTCGCCCCTCTAAATATACTGCTAGTCAATAAAAACAcatagaaaataaaaatacagaaactacaaaaggcaaaaaaaataaaagaaaaggtaaTAAATTGAATGAATGTAGATATATAAATATCAATAGAAATACGTACGCGGAAttatttctctttgtaACAAATTGATCAAAAgctttgtattttttttttttttagctcGGCTGCGCGCTATTACAGTAATTACATGTAAATAAACTATTCCAAAGAATACAAAAGAAGAGCTTACAGTAGCCAGTCAAAGTCGCTGTGAAACATACACGGCGTTGTAGTCACAGTATGGAACACAATCTTTCACCTTTACAGCAAGAAGTATTGGACAAATACAAACAGCTTTCTTTAGATCTAAAAGCTCTGGATGAAACTATAAAAGAACTAAACTATTCGCAACACAGGCAACAGCATTCACAGCAAGAAACTGTATCGCCAGATGAGATACTACAGGAGATGAGGGACATAGAGGTCAAAATTGGTTTAGTTGGGACACTGCTAAAAGGTAGCGTGTACTCGCTTATCTTGCAAAGAAAGCAAGAACAGGAGTCTTTGGGTAGCAATTCTAAATAATGGTTTGGTGCAAGAAATTGATTCTGatgctttattttttacgGTACACTACATTGTGCTGTGAGTTGTAATAATATAGTCTGTATATGCCaagtgaagaaaaaaacaatacaAACTCAAGGTGTATTATGAGGTAGGGAATACACATaacaatatatatatatacgtatgTATATTTAAATTGTATAAATGACGATCTTACCGTCTAACCCACAGGAAGAGACTTGTGTGATTTGGCCGTTGGATTCCGCAAAAGGTCTTAATTCCACAATGGCGTTTTCATGTGCACTTTCTTGGACATCTGTGCTAACTTTACCTTTCAAGTCTAATTCTTTAAACTTTCTCAATGCGGAAATACCGAAAGTTGAactttcatcattattacCACTCAGCTCGTCTGTATTACCAGATGCAGTTAAGGCAGAAGACTTGTTATTGTCTGATTTGTCTAGATTCTTCGCAAATTTCCAGCCTTCAGAGGCTTCGCTGAACAATACCGGATGACAAGAGTATCCTCCACAAACAATCTCGTGGTCGTTTATCCATACTAAGGACCTGTAAGGTAAACCTTCCGGAGCATTGACAGATTGCACTGGAGATTGGTAATCGACAACATTCAAAGTACCATCATGCGCTACATAAGCAATTCTTTCCATCTGACTTCTCCATTCCACATCATGGATATAAGAACCCTGATACCACTCCCTGATTAAACAACCAAAAGGGAATTTCTGGCCCCAGGGTGATCCGGCGACGGATTCCTTGGAATCCAAACCCTTGATAAACCCGCTGAACACACGCATAAACCCATCAGTACCACCA
Encoded here:
- the OM14 gene encoding Om14p (Mitochondrial outer membrane receptor for cytosolic ribosomes; integral protein of the outer membrane that interacts with the nascent chain-associated complex (NAC) bound to ribosomes, contributing to co-translational mitochondrial import; interacts with porin (Por1p) and Om45p; abundance is decreased in cells grown in glucose relative to other carbon sources) — its product is MSATAKHDSNASPNSDSEDGHHHNNKKECAIEYLKARLNSASAVACGYLQAFVSKTQDFAKVCFLELQNPVVLVNLLLHSSVVCYLCNGYANHNARFLKGKPNSTVLATTAGALGLLTLDGIISKKYYSRYDKK
- the COQ21 gene encoding Coq21p (Mitochondrial hypothetical protein; YBR230W-A has a paralog, COQ8, that arose from the whole genome duplication), which encodes MRNELYQLWCVASAARGVAKSSFVRANSAMCEYVRTSNVLSRWTRDRQWEAAKALSQRVKKEYAAN
- the SWC5 gene encoding Swc5p (Component of the SWR1 complex; complex exchanges histone variant H2AZ (Htz1p) for chromatin-bound histone H2A; protein abundance increases in response to DNA replication stress; relocalizes to the cytosol in response to hypoxia), whose protein sequence is MPEVETKIIPNEKEDEDEDGYIEEEDEDFQPEKDKLGGGSDDSDASDGGDDYDDGVNRDKGRNKVDYSRIESESGGLIKTRRARQAEEEYAKTHKYESLTVESIPAKVNSIWEELQEASKNRLLSSSGKVGSVLDGSKEARSTTAAQQEDKILIERNYKFAGETVHEKKWVSRSSAEGQEYLNSLKFKQQAPAAPVQLEKAVRTKSNESRQHLRRPLKRPPLLEQIISGGLRPKLTTLEKSQLDWASYVDRAGLNDELVLHNKDGFLARQEFLQRVGSAEDERYKELRRQQLAQQLQQDSEAS
- the PBP2 gene encoding telomere maintenance protein PBP2 (RNA binding protein; has similarity to mammalian heterogeneous nuclear RNP K protein, involved in the regulation of telomere position effect and telomere length; relative distribution to the nucleus increases upon DNA replication stress) is translated as MSTETTKPSITTTPTTVLVSPNTLKRKKGEDTSEEQLEAEIKRVALKDADSHSDNDHDSPDNVPSDVHLRMLCLVKHASLIVGHKGATISRIKSETSARINISNNIRGVPERIVYVRGTCDDVAKAYGMIVRALLEEHGNEDNGEDIEISINLLIPHHLMGCIIGKRGSRLREIEDLSAAKLFASPNQLLLSNDRILTINGVPDAIHIATFYISQTLLNFQMESPQKNVKRSIYYQPTQFNSVLIDHSQPNTIFHQRNHQYHPSDKLLSYKPNKNLPISSTLLSMATPQYTTASVANATAFQPNFVIPNVTVLDGPVISPAPGNHLLMNFVQQEIFIDEKFVGNVIGKDGKHINSVKESTGCSIIIQDPVEGSSERRLTIRGTFMASQAAIMLISNKIEIDRSNAERKRRSPL
- the DAD3 gene encoding Dad3p (Essential subunit of the Dam1 complex (aka DASH complex); complex couples kinetochores to the force produced by MT depolymerization thereby aiding in chromosome segregation; is transferred to the kinetochore prior to mitosis); protein product: MEHNLSPLQQEVLDKYKQLSLDLKALDETIKELNYSQHRQQHSQQETVSPDEILQEMRDIEVKIGLVGTLLKGSVYSLILQRKQEQESLGSNSK
- the ARC40 gene encoding Arc40p (Subunit of the ARP2/3 complex; ARP2/3 is required for the motility and integrity of cortical actin patches) — its product is MSFSNSKDKSVVAVYKLVKAPIYSHCFSQDKSILAVTCETDCLVYRVSNNTPPVLFATLKDHDKTITAVDISIHGRIVTCSQDRNAYVWEPLSDGTYKPTLVLLRINRAATSVTWAPNGYKFAVGSSARIIAVCYYEHENNWWVSKHIKKPIKSTINCLSWHANGVLLAAGGTDGFMRVFSGFIKGLDSKESVAGSPWGQKFPFGCLIREWYQGSYIHDVEWRSQMERIAYVAHDGTLNVVDYQSPVQSVNAPEGLPYRSLVWINDHEIVCGGYSCHPVLFSEASEGWKFAKNLDKSDNNKSSALTASGNTDELSGNNDESSTFGISALRKFKELDLKGKVSTDVQESAHENAIVELRPFAESNGQITQVSSCGLDGKIVIYTI